The sequence below is a genomic window from Borreliella afzelii.
TCTTTTGTTTTTATGAATATTTTTTTGTTTATAGAATTTTAAAATTTTTCTTTATTTTTTAATTATTTATTATGAATCTTTAAACCCTTGTTTTAAGGGTTTTTGTTTAGCCTTTACAAGGCTTGTATTAAAAAGATTATAATTTTTTATTATTTTCATTTCCAATGGTTATTGTATATAAAAATAGTTTTTAAATTTCTATTATTTATCTATTAATAAATTAATATTGAATTTTAAAAAATGATAATTAAATTATAACTTGTAAATTAAATTTCATATTTAACACTACCTTTAGGCAAAGGAAGTTCTTTATTTGGAATATGCCCGGATAAAAATTGAAAATCAAAACATAATAGATATTTTCTTTGATGAAGAATAAATATAAGTGTTTTATTTTAAGAGTAGTTTAAGTGCTTTCAATAATGTTAATATGAAATTATATTTCATATATAATAAAATATAGTCAAAATTTAAATTTATGAAAACCTGTAAGGATTCTTGATATGAAAGTATTGATAAAAAAGTTAAAAGCCGTATTATTTTTCAATGTAATCTTATTTATTTCTTGTGTTAAGGAAAATGATGGGCACAAATTAGTATTTAAGTTAAATATTGGAAGTGAACCTGCTACTTTAGATGCTCAATTAATAAACGATACATTTGGATCAAAGATTGTAAGTCAAATGTTCCTTGGTATTTTAGATGGAGATCCCAGAACTGGGGGATATAGGCCTGGACTTGCTAAAAGTTGGGATCTTTCTAATGAAGGACTAGTTTATACATTTTATTTAAGAGATAATCTTGTTTGGAGCGATGGAGTTGCTATTACTGCTGAAGGAATAAGAAAATCATATCTTAGAATTTTAGATAAAGAAACCAGCTCGTCTCTTGTTAACATTATTAAGTCTACTATAAAAAATGCAGAAGAGTATTTTGATGGTAAAGTGAATGAGTCTGATCTTGGAATTAAGGCTCTTGATGAGAAAACTTTAGAAATAACGTTAAAATCACCAAAGCCATATTTTCTTGATATGTTAGTACATCAAACGTTTGTTCCTGTACCAGTTCACGTTATTGAAAAGCATGGGCAAGAGTGGACAAATCCTGAGAATATGGTTGTTAGTGGCCCTTTCAAATTAAAATCTAGAGTTTTAAATGAAAAAATTATTCTTGAAAAGAATAATAAATATTATAAATCTAAAGATGTTGTTCTTGACAATATTATATTTTTTATCACAGACAATAGCATTACAGCTTATAATATGTATTTAAATGATGAACTAGATGCAATTTTTAACAATATTCCACCCGATTTACTTAAGGATCTTAAGCTTAGAGATGATTATTATTCAATAGGCACTAATTCAACCTATTTTTATTCTTTGAATACCAAAGTAAAACCGCTTGACAATGTTGAAGTTAGAAAGGCGCTATCTCTTGCCATTGATAGGAAAACTTTAACAGAGAGCGTTCTGAATGATAGTTCTATTCCTACAAGAAGAGCAACGCCAGATTATATTGATTACTCTTACAAAAGCAATTTAAGCTTATTTGATGTTGAAATGGCAAAGAAGCTTTTAGTGGATGCGGGATATCCTAATGGTAAAAATTTTCCTTTATTGAAAGTAAAGTATAATACAAGTGATAGGCAGAGAAAAATTGCTGAATTTATTCAAAATCAGTGGAAGAAAAATTTAAATATTAATGTCCAGCTTGAGAATGAAGAGTGGTCAACATATATAAATAGTCGAGTAAATGGTAATTATGAAATAATAAGGGCAGGGTGGTCAGGTGATTATGCTGATCCTATGACATTTTTAAGCATCTTTAAAACCGAAAACACAGCTTTTTCATCTTATGGATATTCAAATTCCGAATATGATAAACTTTTAATAAAGTCAGATCATGAAAGTAATATTTTTGAAAGACAAGAAATTCTAAAAAAAGCAGAAGCAATAATAATTGAAAGAGATTTTCCGGGTATATTTATTAATATAATTTCTTCTAGTTATCTTTTTAGGAACGACAGGTGGAAAGGTTGGGAGCCAAATATTTCGGAAAGATTTAATTTATCTGAAATAAAGCCAATTAAATAATTTATAGTCAGATCAAAGATCTGACTATAAACAAAAATAAGAAATGAATTTTTATTTTAAAAATTCATTTCTTATTAATTTAATTATTTTAGAGTTATTATTTTTTAATAAAGTAAATGCTGAGTGCATTAATGCTAGAAAAAGTATTGCAAAAACAGATGACATTATTATATTTTTCATTATTTTTCTCCTATCAAGTTTTTTATTTCTTCGAAAGATAATGCAATATTTTAACAGTTTAATGAAAATAGTTATATAATTTGATAGAGATTTTGTATCTTTATGGCATTTTAAAAACATCGTGTGGATGCGATTCTTTTAATGAAGAATGGCTTATTTTTACAAACTTAGAATTTATTTTTAAATCAGATATTGTGATTGCTCCTAAATAACCCATTCCAGACATTAATCCACCTTTTAGTTGGTTCAAAATATCTTTTAATTCTCCAGAATACGGTACCATACCTTCAATTCCTTCAGGGACTAATTTTTTAGGCTCGTTGTTCTCGAGTTGAAAATATCTTGATTTAGAGCCCCTTTTCATAGCGGAAATAGAACCCATTCCAACGTAAGATTTGAATTTCTTTCCATTGTAAATTATTTCCTCTGAAGGAGATTCTTTCGCGCCTGCAAAGAGATTTCCTATCATTACACTATCAGCTCCTGCTGCAATGGCTTTAACTACATCTCCTGAAAACCGGATTCCACCATCTGCTATAATGCAAATATTTGTGTTTTTGCAAACTTCATAAACGTCGCAGATTGCTGTTATTTGGGGAACGCCAACCCCTGCAACGATTCTTGTTGTGCATATACTACCTGGACCTATTCCTACTTTTAAACAGTCTGCTCCTGCATTGATTAAATCTAATGCGGCTTCTTTAGTTACTATATTGCCAGCAATAAGGTCTAAATTTGGGTACTTGTTTTTAATTGTTTTTACAAGTTCTATTATTCTTGTAGAATGCCCGTGGGCAGAGTCTATGACAATCAGATCTACATGTGCTTTTACAAGTTCTTCAACTCGTTCTATGGTATCAATATCAATAGAAATAGCAGCTCCTACTCTTAGCTTGCTATTTAAATCTTTACATGCATTAGAAAAATCTTCTTTGTGTTCTGTATTTTTATGTATTTCGGGTTCTTCTAAATATTGCTTTGTAAGCATTTTGGTTTCTTGTTCGTTTGTAACCTTATTAGTGTTGATGGTTTTTTGGGCTTTATATGTTTTTACTTTCTCAATTTCTTTTTTTTGAGCCTCTATTGACATATTTTTATGTATAATCCCTATTCCGCCTTCTTTAGCAATAGCTATTGCCATTTGGCTTTCTGTAACAGTATCCATAGCTGAGCTTAAAAATGGTATATTTAAGGATATGTTTTTTGTCAACTGTGTTTTTAAGCTAACCTCACTAGGTAATATAGAAGATTTTCTTGGAATTAAAGACACATCATCAAAAGTCAAAGCTTCTTTTATTATCTTGTTTGTCATAAAGTTTCCTTTTTGTTGTTTTTATTATTCCCATTCTATGGTTGATGGAGGCTTGGAAGATATATCATAGCAAACCCTGTTTATACCTCTAACTTCATTAATTATTCTTGAAGAAACTTTTTTTAAAAAATTATAAGGAAGCTCAGTCCATTCTGCAGTCATGAAGTCTTGAGTATTTACACATCTAATGACAGCTGTGTATTCATATGTTCTTTGATCCCCCATTACGCCCACAGATTTAACAGGCAGCAATACAACAAATGCTTGTCTTATTTCATAATATAAATCATTTATAAAAAGCTCTTCTATGAGGATATTGTCTGCTTCTTGCAAGATATTTATCTTCTCTTGTGTTATTTCTCCAATTATTCTTATAGCTAGTCCTGGACCCGGAAATGGGTGTCTATATAGATCTTCTTTTTTAATACCTAGATTTATTCCTATTTGAATTATTTCATCTTTAAAAAATTCATTCAAAGGTTCTAAAAGTTTTAAACTCATCTTATCTGGAAGTCCCCCCACATTGTGATGAGATTTAATTTTTGAAGAAGCGTTATTTTTTGATTTAGATTCAATGACGTCAGAATAAATTGTTCCTTGGGCTAAATATTCTATATTTTGATCTCCTAGAGTAATTTTTTCAAAAACATTTACAAATTCTTTTCCTATTATTTTTCTTTTTTCCTCAGGATCACTTATATTTTTTAAATGGTTCAAGAATTTTTCAGAAGCATTAATGTATTGTATATTTAAATCATATTGCTGCTTTAATTCTAGTATTTTTTTATCTTCATTTTTACGCAATAAACCAGTGTTTACAAAAACACAGATTAAATTTCCTTTTATTGCCTTTTTTATAAGTAATGCACAGACTAAAGAGTCTGTGCCACCAGAAAGCCCCAAAATAACCTTTTTGCTGCCTACTTTAAGCTTAATTTTTTCCACAATGGTTTCTATATTACCTTCTAATGACCAATTGGTTTGAGCTTGGCAAATTTTAAAAACAAAATTTTTAAGTATTTGATCACCAAATTCAGAATGAGTTACTTCTGGATGAAATTGTAGACCATAAATTTTTTGAGTTTCATCTGATATAGAAGCAATACAATTTTTTGTAAAAGCTAACTGTTTAAAATTGTTGGGAATCTTTTCAATACTATCTCCATGACTCATAATAATTTGAAATTTGTTTGGAAGTTCTGAAAATAAAAGAGATTTTTCATTTTTTAAAAAGAGCTCGGAACTTCCATATTCTTGTTTACAGTCTTTAGATACTAGGCCTCCAAATAATTTAACAATTAATTGCATTCCATAACATATACCTAAAACGGGTATTTTTAAATTAAAAATTTCCATATTCAAGGTAGGGGCATCTTTTGAGTAAACAGAGGCGGGCCCTCCACTTAGTATTATTCCTGCAATGTTCATATTTTCAATTTCTTTTAAAGGGGTACAGTAAGGTATTACTTTTGTATAAACGCCAATTTCTCTAATTCTTCTTGCAATTAGCTGACTATATTGGGATCCAAAATCTAATATAAGTATTGCACGAGCATTCATTATACGAGTCCTTAAAATAAATAAAAGTTTTCTTATTAAAGTGCATGTCATTTAATTATAGCATATTTAGCTTTGTTTCTGCCAACCTTAGAATTAAATTAAGACAATGTTTGTAATATTTTAAATAATTTTTCAAATTGATTTATTGAAAAATTATTTAAAATATTACTCTTGAAAAATTATTTTTTTTATATAAAAAATTGAAAAGAAAAATTGTTGGACTATTAATTCATAAAAAGGAGGCACAAATTAATGAAAAAGAATACATTAAGTGCGATATTAATGACTTTATTTTTATTTATATCTTGTAATAATTCAGGGAAAGGTGGGGATATTGCATCTACTAATCCTGATGAGTCTGCGAAAGGACCTAATCTTACAGAAATAAGCAAAAAAATTACAGATTCCAATGCAGTTGTACTAGCTGTGAAAGAAGTTGAGGCTTTGCTTTCATCTATAGATGAACTTGCTAAAACTATTGGTAAAAAAATAGAGGCAAATGGTTTGGGTAACGAAGCGGATAAAAACGGATCATTATTAGCAGGAGCCTATGCAATATCAACCCTAATAAAACAAAAATTAGATGGATTGAAAGGTCTAGAAGGATTAAATAAAGAAATTGCGGAGGCCAAGAAATGTTCCGAAGCATTTACTAAAAAGCTACAAGATAGTAACGCAGATCTTGGAAAACATAATGCTACTGATGCTGATTCAAAAGAAGCAATTTTGAAAACAAATGGGACTAAAACTAAGGGTGCTAAAGAACTTGAAGAGTTGTTTAAATCAGTAGAAAGCTTGTCAAAAGCAGCTAAAGAAGCATTAAGTAATTCAGTTAAAGAGCTTACAAGCCCTGTTGTAGCAGAAAGTCCAAAAAAACCTTAATTAGATCAATATTATAAGATTAATTTGTTTTAAAAAAGTAATTGGAAAAATAAAGTCAATATAGAGTCAAGAAAGATTTCTTGGCTTTTATTTTTTTATTTTTCTA
It includes:
- a CDS encoding peptide ABC transporter substrate-binding protein; its protein translation is MKVLIKKLKAVLFFNVILFISCVKENDGHKLVFKLNIGSEPATLDAQLINDTFGSKIVSQMFLGILDGDPRTGGYRPGLAKSWDLSNEGLVYTFYLRDNLVWSDGVAITAEGIRKSYLRILDKETSSSLVNIIKSTIKNAEEYFDGKVNESDLGIKALDEKTLEITLKSPKPYFLDMLVHQTFVPVPVHVIEKHGQEWTNPENMVVSGPFKLKSRVLNEKIILEKNNKYYKSKDVVLDNIIFFITDNSITAYNMYLNDELDAIFNNIPPDLLKDLKLRDDYYSIGTNSTYFYSLNTKVKPLDNVEVRKALSLAIDRKTLTESVLNDSSIPTRRATPDYIDYSYKSNLSLFDVEMAKKLLVDAGYPNGKNFPLLKVKYNTSDRQRKIAEFIQNQWKKNLNINVQLENEEWSTYINSRVNGNYEIIRAGWSGDYADPMTFLSIFKTENTAFSSYGYSNSEYDKLLIKSDHESNIFERQEILKKAEAIIIERDFPGIFINIISSSYLFRNDRWKGWEPNISERFNLSEIKPIK
- a CDS encoding guanosine monophosphate reductase, translating into MTNKIIKEALTFDDVSLIPRKSSILPSEVSLKTQLTKNISLNIPFLSSAMDTVTESQMAIAIAKEGGIGIIHKNMSIEAQKKEIEKVKTYKAQKTINTNKVTNEQETKMLTKQYLEEPEIHKNTEHKEDFSNACKDLNSKLRVGAAISIDIDTIERVEELVKAHVDLIVIDSAHGHSTRIIELVKTIKNKYPNLDLIAGNIVTKEAALDLINAGADCLKVGIGPGSICTTRIVAGVGVPQITAICDVYEVCKNTNICIIADGGIRFSGDVVKAIAAGADSVMIGNLFAGAKESPSEEIIYNGKKFKSYVGMGSISAMKRGSKSRYFQLENNEPKKLVPEGIEGMVPYSGELKDILNQLKGGLMSGMGYLGAITISDLKINSKFVKISHSSLKESHPHDVFKMP
- the guaA gene encoding glutamine-hydrolyzing GMP synthase, whose protein sequence is MNARAILILDFGSQYSQLIARRIREIGVYTKVIPYCTPLKEIENMNIAGIILSGGPASVYSKDAPTLNMEIFNLKIPVLGICYGMQLIVKLFGGLVSKDCKQEYGSSELFLKNEKSLLFSELPNKFQIIMSHGDSIEKIPNNFKQLAFTKNCIASISDETQKIYGLQFHPEVTHSEFGDQILKNFVFKICQAQTNWSLEGNIETIVEKIKLKVGSKKVILGLSGGTDSLVCALLIKKAIKGNLICVFVNTGLLRKNEDKKILELKQQYDLNIQYINASEKFLNHLKNISDPEEKRKIIGKEFVNVFEKITLGDQNIEYLAQGTIYSDVIESKSKNNASSKIKSHHNVGGLPDKMSLKLLEPLNEFFKDEIIQIGINLGIKKEDLYRHPFPGPGLAIRIIGEITQEKINILQEADNILIEELFINDLYYEIRQAFVVLLPVKSVGVMGDQRTYEYTAVIRCVNTQDFMTAEWTELPYNFLKKVSSRIINEVRGINRVCYDISSKPPSTIEWE
- a CDS encoding Vsp/OspC family lipoprotein, with amino-acid sequence MKKNTLSAILMTLFLFISCNNSGKGGDIASTNPDESAKGPNLTEISKKITDSNAVVLAVKEVEALLSSIDELAKTIGKKIEANGLGNEADKNGSLLAGAYAISTLIKQKLDGLKGLEGLNKEIAEAKKCSEAFTKKLQDSNADLGKHNATDADSKEAILKTNGTKTKGAKELEELFKSVESLSKAAKEALSNSVKELTSPVVAESPKKP